The following are from one region of the Natronosporangium hydrolyticum genome:
- the prfB gene encoding peptide chain release factor 2 has protein sequence MNAVDFSDQLQRLDTTLQGIEAVLDLTELRSQRAALEREAAAPGLWDDQANAQQVTSRLSHVNGEISRLEGLRRQVDDAKVLLELADAEQDAGSLAEVEAEIGALTRAIEALETRTLLSGEYDEREALVAIRAGAGGVDAADFAEMLLRMYLRWAERRGFATEVYDTSYAEEAGLKSATFAVKAPYAYGTLSIESGTHRLVRISPFDNQGRRQTSFAGVEVLPVVEQTDRIEIPETELRIDVFRSSGPGGQSVNTTDSAVRITHLPTGIVVSCQNEKSQLQNRAAAMRVLQARLLERKRAEEQAAMKELRTDAAGSWGDQMRSYVLHPYQMVKDLRTEFETGNPTAVFDGDIDSFIEAGIRWRRQQQLTASAS, from the coding sequence GTGAACGCAGTTGACTTTTCCGACCAGCTCCAGCGCCTCGACACCACCTTGCAGGGCATCGAGGCGGTGCTCGATCTGACGGAGCTGCGGTCACAGCGCGCCGCGCTCGAGCGTGAGGCGGCGGCCCCGGGTTTGTGGGACGACCAGGCCAACGCGCAGCAGGTGACCTCCCGACTGTCACACGTGAACGGGGAGATTTCTCGGCTGGAAGGGCTCCGCCGACAGGTGGACGACGCCAAGGTGTTGCTGGAGTTGGCCGACGCCGAGCAGGATGCCGGGTCGTTGGCTGAGGTGGAAGCGGAGATCGGCGCCTTGACCAGGGCGATCGAGGCGTTGGAGACGCGGACGCTGCTCTCCGGTGAGTACGACGAGCGGGAAGCATTGGTGGCGATCAGGGCCGGCGCCGGTGGGGTCGACGCGGCCGACTTCGCCGAGATGCTGCTGCGGATGTATCTGCGGTGGGCGGAGCGGCGGGGCTTCGCCACTGAGGTCTACGACACGTCGTACGCGGAGGAGGCGGGGCTGAAATCGGCCACGTTCGCGGTCAAGGCGCCGTACGCCTACGGCACCCTGAGCATCGAGTCGGGCACCCACCGGTTGGTGCGGATCAGCCCCTTCGACAACCAGGGGCGGCGCCAGACCAGCTTCGCCGGCGTCGAGGTGTTGCCGGTGGTCGAGCAGACCGACCGGATCGAGATCCCGGAGACCGAGCTGCGGATCGATGTCTTCCGTTCCTCGGGGCCGGGTGGGCAGAGCGTCAACACCACCGATTCGGCGGTGCGGATCACGCATCTGCCGACCGGGATCGTGGTCAGCTGCCAGAACGAGAAGTCGCAGCTGCAGAACCGGGCGGCGGCGATGCGGGTGCTGCAGGCCCGGTTGCTGGAGCGTAAGCGGGCCGAGGAGCAGGCAGCGATGAAGGAGCTACGGACCGACGCTGCCGGCTCCTGGGGGGATCAGATGCGTTCGTACGTCCTCCACCCGTACCAGATGGTGAAGGACCTTCGGACCGAGTTTGAGACCGGCAACCCGACCGCGGTCTTCGACGGCGACATCGACTCGTTCATCGAGGCCGGTATCCGGTGGCGTCGGCAGCAGCAGCTCACCGCGAGTGCAAGCTGA
- the ftsE gene encoding cell division ATP-binding protein FtsE — MIRLERVTKTYPKAARPSLDNVDVAIDKGDFVFFIGPSGSGKSTIIKLLLREITPTKGRVVVNNRDVGSMRSWRIPTFRRSIGCVFQDFRLLPNRTAYENVAFALEVIGRSQSVARRVVPEVLELVGLGGKEHRYPHELSGGEQQRVAVARAFVNRPLVLLADEPTGNLDPDTSIEIMRLLDRINRTGTTVVMVTHDSNIVNQMRRRVVEIESGRIVRDQPRGVYG; from the coding sequence GTGATTCGCCTTGAGCGTGTGACCAAGACCTATCCGAAGGCGGCGCGGCCCTCCCTGGACAACGTGGACGTCGCCATCGACAAGGGTGACTTCGTGTTCTTTATCGGGCCCTCCGGCTCGGGTAAGTCCACGATCATCAAACTATTGCTGCGGGAGATCACCCCGACTAAGGGGCGGGTGGTGGTCAACAACCGCGATGTCGGATCGATGCGGTCCTGGCGGATTCCCACTTTCCGCCGGTCGATCGGGTGCGTGTTCCAAGACTTCCGGCTGCTGCCCAACCGGACCGCGTACGAGAACGTCGCCTTCGCGCTCGAGGTGATCGGGAGGTCGCAGTCGGTCGCCCGGCGGGTGGTGCCGGAGGTGCTGGAGCTGGTCGGGCTCGGCGGTAAGGAGCACCGCTACCCGCACGAACTCTCCGGTGGTGAACAGCAGCGGGTCGCGGTGGCCCGGGCGTTCGTGAACCGGCCACTGGTGCTGCTGGCGGACGAGCCGACCGGGAACCTCGACCCCGACACCTCGATCGAGATCATGCGACTGCTGGACCGGATCAACCGGACCGGCACGACTGTGGTGATGGTCACCCACGACTCCAACATCGTCAACCAGATGCGTCGCCGGGTCGTTGAGATCGAGAGCGGTCGCATCGTTCGGGACCAGCCGCGAGGAGTGTACGGCTAG
- the ftsX gene encoding permease-like cell division protein FtsX, producing MRAKYVFTEAALGLWRNVTMTVAMIITMAVSLTMLGASGLLFLQVDKIKDLYYDQIQVSIFLSPEVSDEERTELEQTLATDPLVADYFYETQEEAYEQFRALFADQPDLIEAVGPESLPESFRVRLTDPERFQEIDARYSAVPGISEIVDQEELVSEIFSVLTAVQTMALVGAAVMAAAAMMLVANVIQVAAYSKRREVSVMKLVGAPNWFIQTPFVLEAMVAGLLGAILAFGALAAGKAFLIDGPLSPLADLLTPVPWRNVILTLPALAGVGALVSAITGWLTLRFYLRK from the coding sequence ATGCGCGCGAAGTACGTCTTTACTGAGGCGGCGCTCGGGCTGTGGCGGAACGTCACCATGACGGTGGCGATGATCATCACCATGGCGGTCTCTCTGACCATGCTCGGCGCCAGTGGTCTGTTGTTCCTCCAGGTCGACAAGATCAAGGACCTCTACTACGACCAGATCCAGGTCTCGATCTTCCTGAGCCCCGAGGTGTCGGACGAGGAACGAACCGAGCTGGAGCAGACGCTCGCGACCGATCCGTTGGTCGCCGACTACTTCTACGAAACCCAGGAAGAGGCGTACGAGCAGTTCCGGGCGCTCTTCGCCGACCAGCCGGACCTGATCGAGGCAGTGGGGCCAGAGTCGCTACCGGAGTCGTTCCGGGTTCGGCTGACCGACCCGGAGCGCTTCCAGGAGATCGACGCCCGTTACAGCGCGGTGCCGGGGATCAGCGAGATCGTCGACCAGGAAGAGCTCGTCAGCGAGATCTTCTCGGTGCTGACGGCGGTGCAGACCATGGCGCTGGTCGGCGCGGCGGTGATGGCGGCGGCGGCGATGATGCTGGTGGCGAACGTGATTCAAGTCGCGGCGTATAGCAAACGCCGCGAAGTGTCGGTGATGAAACTGGTCGGAGCGCCGAACTGGTTCATCCAGACGCCGTTCGTGTTGGAGGCGATGGTCGCCGGCCTACTCGGTGCGATCCTGGCCTTCGGTGCGCTGGCCGCCGGTAAGGCTTTCCTGATCGACGGGCCGCTTTCACCATTGGCCGATCTGCTTACGCCGGTGCCCTGGCGCAACGTGATCCTGACCTTGCCGGCGCTGGCCGGGGTCGGAGCGTTGGTGAGCGCGATTACCGGCTGGCTCACCTTGCGCTTCTACCTCCGGAAGTAG
- the smpB gene encoding SsrA-binding protein SmpB encodes MAREPERKLVASNRKARHDYAILDTYEAGIALTGTEVKSLRAGRASLVDAFAQESNGEIWLHQLHIPEYSMGTWTNHAPRRTRKLLLHRGEINRMVGKLRDPGITMVPLTLYFANGWAKVELALVRGKRSYDKRQDLARRDADREIARAVGRRAKGKE; translated from the coding sequence GTGGCACGGGAACCAGAGCGCAAGCTGGTCGCGTCGAATCGGAAGGCTCGACACGACTACGCCATTCTCGACACGTACGAGGCGGGGATCGCGCTCACCGGCACCGAGGTGAAATCGTTGCGGGCCGGCCGCGCTTCGCTGGTGGACGCCTTCGCGCAAGAGTCGAACGGCGAGATCTGGCTGCACCAGCTGCACATTCCGGAGTATTCGATGGGCACGTGGACCAATCATGCTCCGCGGCGGACCCGGAAGCTGCTGCTTCACCGCGGGGAGATCAACCGGATGGTCGGCAAGTTGCGGGATCCGGGTATCACCATGGTGCCGCTGACCCTCTACTTCGCAAATGGCTGGGCCAAGGTGGAGCTGGCGCTGGTACGGGGGAAGCGCTCCTACGACAAGCGGCAGGACTTAGCGCGCCGGGACGCCGACCGAGAGATCGCCCGAGCGGTGGGTAGACGCGCCAAGGGCAAGGAGTAG
- a CDS encoding SRPBCC family protein, whose amino-acid sequence MAELRLHFDLAHPRQRVWRALTEPWLLGQWFMATDLAPREGSEFELDPGTRPGFLGPITGEVVTVAAPDELVMRWQAEKLHTRVSWQLLPSGDACRLVLVQSGFIGAPAALRIAALRTTYAELFARRLPELLGRMAAGESTAAGSAAAGAPLLRPPSPVAAAETRRRRLRANAAITAWEATSTRDVRANRPGRAAPDLAGLSGAGPVRTGLARAGLAQTKPAAGQLPGPVAAPAPSARPAGSGHTRAAKAPRPAGSVDGPVAATAWLRSLAIGGAAALAAAVVFAAMVYPLDGSEGPPPVGDGPLDGPPEPGMALQPGTVPVATGARPGDGVPAGSVSAAPTGELPDPGGGPVSVTGSADFPAAPPGGGSSAPPVTPSAGPPPDGSPPDGSPPDGSPPEEPAVFDATMSTAGLPLLGGRAVAVTVNNSGSSAAEWTVTMQVGVQDVVNITGAEYARVGDEAIFTAPAGLGPGESQVFEFHLRAPVLGLIGARDPTGCQIDGQACG is encoded by the coding sequence ATGGCCGAGCTGCGGCTCCACTTCGATCTCGCGCACCCCCGGCAGCGGGTGTGGCGGGCGCTGACCGAGCCGTGGCTGCTCGGCCAATGGTTCATGGCCACCGACCTGGCACCCCGCGAGGGCAGCGAGTTCGAGCTGGATCCGGGGACCCGGCCGGGCTTTCTCGGCCCGATCACCGGGGAGGTGGTGACCGTCGCCGCCCCGGACGAGTTGGTGATGCGGTGGCAGGCAGAGAAGCTCCACACCCGGGTGAGTTGGCAGCTGCTCCCTTCCGGCGACGCGTGCCGGCTGGTGCTGGTGCAGAGCGGCTTCATCGGCGCACCGGCGGCGTTGCGGATCGCCGCGCTCCGAACCACCTATGCGGAGCTGTTTGCGCGGCGCCTCCCGGAGCTACTGGGCCGGATGGCCGCCGGGGAGTCGACAGCGGCCGGTTCGGCAGCGGCCGGCGCGCCGCTGCTTCGGCCGCCGTCGCCGGTCGCCGCCGCGGAGACCCGGCGGCGTCGGTTGCGGGCGAACGCGGCGATTACCGCCTGGGAGGCGACCAGTACGCGGGATGTGCGGGCGAACCGGCCGGGTCGGGCTGCGCCGGACCTGGCCGGGCTCAGCGGGGCTGGGCCGGTGCGGACTGGGCTGGCGCGGGCTGGGCTGGCGCAGACTAAGCCGGCTGCCGGGCAGCTTCCTGGGCCGGTCGCGGCTCCGGCGCCATCGGCGCGCCCGGCGGGCTCCGGCCACACCCGGGCGGCGAAAGCGCCCCGGCCCGCCGGCTCGGTCGACGGACCGGTCGCCGCTACGGCTTGGCTGCGCAGCCTCGCGATCGGCGGGGCGGCGGCGCTGGCGGCCGCGGTGGTCTTCGCGGCGATGGTGTATCCATTGGACGGGTCCGAGGGGCCGCCGCCGGTCGGAGACGGGCCGCTCGACGGGCCACCGGAGCCGGGGATGGCGCTCCAGCCCGGCACGGTGCCGGTGGCGACCGGTGCCCGGCCCGGGGACGGAGTCCCGGCCGGGTCGGTGTCGGCGGCGCCGACGGGTGAGCTGCCTGACCCCGGTGGGGGTCCGGTCTCGGTCACCGGGTCGGCGGACTTTCCCGCCGCCCCGCCCGGTGGTGGGAGTTCGGCACCGCCGGTCACCCCGTCCGCCGGGCCGCCGCCGGATGGGTCACCACCGGATGGGTCACCCCCGGACGGGTCGCCGCCGGAGGAGCCGGCGGTCTTCGACGCGACAATGAGCACCGCGGGCTTGCCGCTGCTCGGTGGCCGGGCGGTGGCGGTGACGGTCAACAACTCCGGCTCTTCGGCGGCGGAGTGGACGGTAACCATGCAGGTCGGCGTCCAGGACGTGGTGAACATCACAGGCGCGGAGTATGCCCGGGTGGGAGACGAGGCGATCTTCACCGCCCCGGCCGGTCTGGGGCCGGGCGAGAGTCAGGTCTTCGAGTTCCACCTGCGAGCTCCGGTGCTGGGCCTGATCGGTGCCCGGGATCCGACCGGTTGCCAGATCGACGGGCAGGCCTGCGGATGA
- the fdxA gene encoding ferredoxin, producing the protein MTYIIAEPCVDLLDKACIEECPVDCIYEGNRMLYIHPDECVDCGACEPVCPVEAIFYEDDVPEQWKEYTAANYEFFEDLGSPGGAAKVGKLDKDAAFVAAQPPQQSDH; encoded by the coding sequence GTGACGTACATCATCGCCGAACCGTGCGTTGATCTGCTCGACAAGGCATGTATCGAGGAGTGCCCGGTCGACTGCATCTACGAGGGCAACCGGATGCTCTACATCCATCCGGACGAGTGCGTCGACTGCGGCGCCTGCGAGCCGGTCTGCCCCGTAGAGGCGATCTTCTACGAGGACGACGTGCCGGAGCAGTGGAAGGAGTACACCGCGGCGAACTACGAGTTCTTTGAGGACCTCGGCTCGCCCGGTGGCGCCGCGAAGGTCGGCAAGCTCGACAAGGACGCGGCGTTCGTCGCCGCCCAGCCGCCCCAGCAGTCCGACCACTGA
- the dapC gene encoding succinyldiaminopimelate transaminase, with translation MSPAERGAADRPRRAAALPDFPWDRLRPAKEQAAAHPDGVVDLSVGTPVDPVPEPVRAALCAAADSPGYPTVAGTARLREAITEWVATRCGVSPEQLAVLPTIGSKELVAALPAQLGLGPGDTVVVPSISYPTYEVGALLAGASVVRSDSLTAVGPSSRTRLVWVNSPANPTGRVLPMAHLRKLVAWARERGAVLASDECYLTLGWEGDPISVLAACDGRYDRVLSVHSLSKRSNLAGYRAGFIAGDPELVGQLWEVRKHSGAIVPAPVQAAMVAALADEQHARAQRERYATRRALLRPALVKAGFTVEHSEAGLYLWITRQEPCWQTVAWFAERGILVSPGEFYGPGGDHHVRVALTASDERVAAAVSRLTG, from the coding sequence GTGTCGCCAGCGGAGCGCGGCGCCGCCGACCGGCCGCGCCGCGCCGCCGCGTTGCCCGACTTTCCCTGGGACCGGCTGCGCCCGGCGAAGGAGCAGGCAGCGGCCCACCCGGACGGCGTGGTGGACCTTTCGGTCGGGACACCGGTGGATCCGGTGCCCGAGCCGGTGCGGGCCGCCCTGTGCGCCGCCGCGGACTCGCCTGGCTATCCGACGGTGGCCGGGACGGCCCGGCTGCGGGAGGCGATCACCGAGTGGGTCGCCACCCGCTGCGGGGTCTCCCCGGAGCAGCTGGCGGTGTTGCCGACGATCGGCTCGAAGGAGCTGGTCGCAGCGCTCCCCGCACAGCTCGGGCTGGGCCCCGGCGACACGGTCGTGGTGCCGTCGATCAGCTACCCGACCTATGAGGTCGGGGCGCTGCTGGCCGGCGCTTCGGTGGTCCGCAGCGATTCGCTGACCGCGGTGGGCCCGTCGTCGCGTACCCGGCTGGTCTGGGTGAACTCGCCCGCCAACCCGACCGGGCGGGTGCTGCCCATGGCGCATCTGCGCAAGCTGGTCGCCTGGGCGCGGGAGCGAGGCGCGGTGCTCGCGAGTGACGAGTGTTACCTGACGCTGGGCTGGGAGGGCGACCCGATCTCGGTGCTGGCCGCGTGCGACGGCCGGTACGACCGGGTGCTGTCGGTGCATTCGCTGTCCAAACGGTCGAATCTCGCCGGCTACCGGGCGGGTTTCATCGCCGGAGATCCGGAGCTGGTGGGCCAGTTGTGGGAGGTGCGCAAGCACAGCGGGGCGATCGTGCCGGCGCCGGTGCAGGCGGCGATGGTGGCGGCGTTGGCCGACGAGCAGCACGCGCGGGCGCAGCGGGAGCGGTACGCGACCCGCCGGGCGCTGCTCCGCCCCGCGCTGGTCAAGGCCGGGTTCACCGTCGAGCACTCCGAGGCCGGCCTCTACCTCTGGATCACCCGGCAGGAGCCCTGCTGGCAGACGGTGGCGTGGTTCGCCGAGCGGGGGATCCTGGTGAGTCCGGGTGAGTTCTACGGGCCCGGTGGCGATCACCATGTGCGGGTGGCGCTGACCGCCAGCGATGAGCGGGTCGCGGCCGCGGTCTCCCGGCTCACCGGCTGA
- a CDS encoding nucleoside/nucleotide kinase family protein, translating into MPERLELPEDHLEPLWARARRLAGQGGRRLLGLAGAPGAGKSTVAELLVAELAPAAVLVPMDGFHLADAELHRLGRHLRKGAPDTFDAAGFVQLLSRLRDPAPEPVYAPRFDRSREDPVAGAIPVPPELPLVVTEGNYLLLAEGVWQAVRELLDEVWFIERDEATRVGRLTARHQAYGRSLAEAADRARGSDQRNAELIAGTRHRADLIVHLTPRRPAPPR; encoded by the coding sequence ATGCCCGAGCGGCTGGAGCTGCCAGAAGACCACCTGGAGCCGTTGTGGGCGCGCGCCCGGCGACTGGCTGGGCAGGGCGGCCGGCGGCTGCTGGGGTTGGCCGGCGCGCCCGGTGCTGGTAAGTCGACAGTGGCCGAGCTGCTGGTGGCGGAGTTGGCCCCGGCCGCGGTCCTGGTGCCGATGGACGGCTTCCATCTGGCCGACGCCGAGCTGCACCGGCTCGGCCGGCATCTGCGGAAAGGCGCGCCCGACACCTTCGACGCGGCCGGCTTCGTCCAGCTGCTCAGCCGGCTGCGTGACCCGGCGCCGGAGCCGGTCTACGCCCCGCGGTTCGACCGGTCCCGGGAAGACCCGGTCGCCGGCGCGATCCCGGTGCCGCCGGAGCTGCCGTTGGTGGTGACCGAGGGCAACTACCTGCTGCTGGCCGAGGGGGTCTGGCAAGCGGTGCGGGAGCTGCTGGACGAGGTGTGGTTCATCGAGCGCGACGAGGCGACGCGGGTGGGCCGGCTGACCGCCCGGCACCAGGCGTACGGGCGGAGTCTGGCGGAGGCGGCAGATCGCGCGCGCGGTAGTGACCAACGCAACGCGGAGCTGATCGCCGGCACCCGGCACCGCGCCGACTTGATCGTGCACCTCACCCCGCGCCGCCCCGCACCCCCGCGCTGA